The Xanthobacter flavus genome includes a window with the following:
- a CDS encoding ABC transporter substrate-binding protein: MISRRGFLGATAAAVSYGALPAMAQQQPIRIGMLTIKSGALAAGGRQMEDGFRLFLRERAERVAGRPVEFIVADTGGQPALAKTRAQELVQRSGVQVVVGPVAAFEALAINDYLQEAEVPFLCCSAAAEDLTQRRLNPWFVRTSSTSAQPCHPLGDYVARELKYKKIVAIADDFAFGQEQTSGFQRTFEAAGGTLVKKLWAPLNVADYGSYISQIGEPDAVFAAFAGANGLRFLRQYSEYGLKGKIPLIGSMTTVDEGVLHSMGDEAIGIISAGWYSAALPGEANARFVAALRKQTGVDPGFYSEGAYSAGLALEAALKVVDGKIEDKQAFMNALRKVDIKDDPRGPWRLDAYGNPIENIYIRKTERRDGRLMNTVIKTYENVSQFWTYKPEAFLAAPVYSRGEPTKL; encoded by the coding sequence ATGATCTCAAGGAGAGGATTCCTGGGAGCGACAGCGGCTGCCGTCTCCTATGGCGCGCTGCCCGCGATGGCCCAGCAACAGCCCATTCGCATCGGCATGCTCACGATCAAATCCGGCGCCCTCGCCGCAGGCGGCCGGCAGATGGAGGACGGCTTCCGCCTCTTCCTGCGCGAGCGCGCCGAACGTGTCGCCGGGCGTCCGGTGGAATTCATCGTCGCCGATACGGGCGGCCAGCCGGCGCTCGCCAAGACGCGGGCGCAGGAGCTGGTGCAGCGCTCCGGCGTGCAGGTGGTGGTGGGGCCGGTGGCGGCCTTCGAGGCTCTGGCGATCAACGATTACTTGCAGGAGGCGGAAGTTCCCTTCCTGTGCTGCTCGGCCGCCGCGGAAGACCTGACCCAGCGCCGCCTGAACCCCTGGTTCGTGCGCACCTCGTCCACCTCCGCCCAACCCTGCCACCCGCTCGGTGACTATGTGGCGCGGGAGCTGAAGTACAAGAAGATCGTCGCCATCGCCGATGATTTCGCCTTCGGCCAGGAGCAGACGTCAGGGTTCCAGCGCACATTCGAGGCGGCCGGCGGCACCCTCGTCAAGAAGTTGTGGGCGCCGCTCAACGTGGCGGACTATGGCTCCTACATCTCGCAGATCGGCGAGCCCGATGCCGTCTTCGCCGCCTTCGCCGGGGCGAACGGCCTTCGCTTCCTGCGGCAGTATTCGGAATATGGCCTGAAGGGGAAAATCCCCCTCATCGGCTCCATGACCACGGTGGACGAGGGCGTGCTGCACAGCATGGGCGACGAGGCCATCGGCATCATCTCCGCCGGCTGGTATTCGGCCGCGCTGCCGGGCGAGGCCAACGCGCGCTTCGTCGCCGCGCTGCGCAAGCAGACGGGCGTTGATCCCGGCTTCTATTCCGAAGGCGCATACTCGGCCGGCCTCGCGCTCGAGGCCGCTCTCAAAGTGGTGGACGGCAAGATCGAGGACAAGCAGGCCTTCATGAACGCCCTGCGCAAGGTGGACATCAAGGACGATCCGCGTGGCCCGTGGCGGCTCGATGCTTACGGCAATCCCATCGAGAACATCTACATCCGCAAGACGGAACGTCGCGACGGAAGGCTGATGAACACGGTGATCAAGACCTACGAGAACGTCTCGCAGTTCTGGACCTACAAGCCGGAAGCCTTCCTTGCCGCGCCGGTCTACTCGCGCGGCGAGCCCACCAAGCTCTGA
- a CDS encoding YoaK family protein: MTFLGYPPASSADPTPAPPAPPPVRSAAPVPLDMAHPAVFGALLTAVAGFLDVVAYVTFSHLYVSFMSGNSIHLGIALATLRIPDIAAISGVVAAFVFGASAGTLLHDHAGVRLLPLALGIEAGLLLLAAAASSIALSTISLLPVALAMGLQNSLHQTSGQTSVGKGFVSGELVRLGQSIARLRARAADPAGTATLFLGWIAFVAGAAGGALLITPLGPAACLLIAAAILVAMLVADLFRH, from the coding sequence ATGACGTTTCTCGGCTATCCGCCAGCCTCTTCGGCCGATCCGACGCCGGCGCCGCCCGCCCCGCCGCCGGTGAGATCAGCCGCCCCCGTTCCGCTCGATATGGCGCATCCCGCAGTGTTCGGCGCCCTGCTCACCGCCGTCGCCGGTTTTCTGGATGTCGTGGCCTATGTGACATTCAGTCATCTCTACGTGTCCTTCATGAGCGGCAACAGCATTCACCTGGGAATAGCGCTCGCCACCTTGCGCATTCCAGATATCGCAGCCATTTCCGGAGTCGTAGCCGCGTTCGTCTTCGGCGCTTCGGCCGGAACGCTGCTTCACGATCATGCCGGCGTGCGGCTGCTGCCGCTGGCGCTCGGCATCGAGGCCGGGCTTCTCCTCCTCGCCGCCGCCGCGTCGAGCATCGCGCTGTCCACGATCAGCCTTCTGCCCGTCGCGCTTGCCATGGGCCTGCAGAACAGCCTCCATCAGACGTCGGGACAGACGTCGGTCGGCAAGGGCTTCGTCAGCGGCGAACTCGTCCGCCTCGGCCAGTCCATTGCCCGGCTGCGCGCACGCGCGGCGGACCCCGCCGGCACGGCGACCCTTTTTCTCGGCTGGATCGCCTTCGTCGCCGGCGCGGCGGGCGGCGCGCTCCTCATCACGCCGCTCGGCCCCGCTGCCTGCCTGCTCATCGCGGCGGCCATTCTGGTGGCGATGTTGGTTGCCGATTTATTCCGGCATTGA
- a CDS encoding cupin domain-containing protein, which yields MANDAKQPAGFYSALAQETATAERNVSATNTGPKNRALMALNPSSDVPPPTDHGVVEPFWYSFDLTHRRVQDGGWTHQVTSRELPVSKDIAGVNMRLTRGSFRELHWHLADEWAIMLSGRARVTVFTTDGALFVDDVGEGDLWLFPAGAPHSIQALGEDGCEFLLVFNQGDFSEESTLLLSDWLKHTPPEILEKNFGLDAEAIARLPKGEPLYIFSAAEPTNTLDQDIAEVARHAETPRISYTFKASTMTPTRESASGTVKVIDSRNFPASQKIASAIVTVKPGCIRELHWHPNGSEWQYWIKGRGRMTVFPGQEAARTMDFSSNDVGFVQNMAGHYIENTGDEDLVFLELFVAPEFHDISLNRWLRALPEQVVMDHTHLTAGEIAKIPTGHHPLLP from the coding sequence ATGGCCAACGACGCCAAACAGCCCGCCGGTTTCTACAGCGCCCTCGCCCAGGAAACCGCCACGGCCGAGCGCAATGTCTCGGCGACCAATACGGGGCCGAAGAACCGCGCCCTCATGGCGCTCAACCCCAGCTCGGACGTGCCGCCGCCCACCGATCACGGCGTGGTCGAGCCCTTCTGGTACTCCTTCGATCTCACCCACCGCCGCGTGCAGGACGGAGGGTGGACCCATCAGGTCACCTCGCGCGAGCTTCCGGTCTCGAAGGATATCGCCGGCGTCAACATGCGCCTCACCCGTGGCAGCTTCCGCGAGCTGCACTGGCACCTCGCGGACGAGTGGGCGATCATGCTCTCCGGCCGCGCGCGGGTGACGGTGTTCACGACGGACGGCGCCCTGTTCGTGGACGACGTGGGCGAGGGCGACCTCTGGCTCTTCCCGGCCGGCGCGCCGCACTCCATCCAGGCCCTCGGTGAGGACGGCTGCGAATTCCTGCTCGTCTTCAACCAGGGCGACTTCTCAGAGGAAAGCACGCTGCTTCTTTCCGACTGGCTCAAGCATACCCCGCCCGAAATACTGGAGAAGAACTTCGGCCTCGATGCCGAGGCCATCGCGCGGCTGCCCAAGGGCGAACCGCTCTACATCTTCTCCGCCGCCGAGCCGACCAATACGCTCGACCAGGACATCGCCGAGGTGGCGCGCCACGCCGAGACGCCGAGAATCTCCTACACCTTCAAGGCGAGCACCATGACGCCCACGCGGGAAAGCGCATCGGGCACGGTGAAGGTCATCGATTCCCGCAACTTCCCGGCCTCGCAGAAGATCGCCTCCGCCATCGTGACGGTGAAGCCGGGATGCATCCGCGAGCTGCACTGGCACCCCAACGGCAGCGAATGGCAATACTGGATCAAGGGACGCGGCCGCATGACCGTGTTCCCCGGCCAGGAAGCGGCCCGCACGATGGATTTCAGCTCCAACGACGTGGGCTTCGTGCAGAACATGGCCGGCCATTACATCGAGAATACCGGAGATGAGGATCTCGTCTTCCTCGAACTGTTCGTGGCGCCCGAATTCCACGACATCTCCCTGAACCGCTGGCTGCGCGCGCTACCCGAACAGGTGGTGATGGACCACACCCACCTCACGGCCGGGGAGATCGCCAAAATCCCCACCGGCCACCATCCCCTCCTCCCGTGA
- a CDS encoding trifunctional serine/threonine-protein kinase/ATP-binding protein/sensor histidine kinase, giving the protein MNPRRQMPNLSHRDVTAAPDDWYLLGNDLSGRLGTKDRAWWAGLAVTARTSEQGIECWSATDADGARWRIRLARWSAPAASRLETEAAVALRLGAALAEVPLFMGGTGRPALVYPARSGQTLAEAPRGIKVAPFLDLALAATAALAQVHAAGIIHGALTPGRVLIEPDGRVRFADFAVLGDRSVAEHDFAYAAPELLRTEPAAVDARVDLYALGVMLYELLAGRLPLTAASLADWLHAHVAMDAPSVRPARPEVPAIIDRILLKLISKEPRQRYQTAEALHADLRRVARTIAATGAAGDFVLARGEFADLTRASAHLVGRDRDRATLLDAHAAARRSSRGQIVLVTGEAGAGKSALVDGVLDTLRDTGALCTTGKGVQLRQGTPFAPAGQALRSAIAAVMGADAALLEGVRARLGTIVGSSRMLAELAPEATLLPPETHALADVPAHLAQARATRIVAETFAALASPEAPLVLFLDDLQWFDQASLNVVRHLCAAPPPHVLLICSYRQDAEGRGALKAFLEVARGAGTDLREVRLAPLDLPQTADLIALTLNSAPDDVRAMAAFFHREAGGNPFHIGQLLQRMREDRALRFDADAQAWHFDPPHFDPPHLGRQHEVLELMQERIGVLPPLQREVLRRCASLGGRLTTGLAAQLCGIGPEEAARAAGTLVAGGLLRRAGAEFAIVHDRVLEAAYADMAPDQRADMHLGNARCLAAGAGVPDRAVAFDIAAQVERCDLARLGEDDRRRFAGIVLQAARTARSAGDAERALQFAELIGRMRPDAGADDPPGALPALAFETEWLRCDCLLALARVEEALSGLDGLARQARDPIDMADVYRLRTIAQTVKGAYGPAIDAALQGLRVLDIALDPAPAPQMLEESYRRCLEKLAGVSMDELLALDDMTDRRARSALALLSTLISSFFVKGELRFLHAIRIIELTLEHGLAPETAYGLAWFGVLSAHHYGAHHHDAYETGTAYATAACTLAARDGYEAQRTAALLALDQVSVWTKPMRTALDHAREGARVGQAAGDLGMTCYALNHIGSDLIIIGERLDRLRPELVESLSKVAEIGYTDILAILTAQLGFVDSVATDEPPAPLDPHLSASSVATQFWVLHYAGLQAFFRGEMETALDRLEAADALAWAAPAHIDTASCCFFLALARARAAGAGPLPGRVAGMADARARFTAWAALNPETFSCKHLLLEAEAARLSGQLGPALLLYEQSANAAGAAGFIHDQALAHELAGQCYLDAGLTAPAQGCLQAAARCYRQWGAHRKADEIGARLPTAHDPHPTAAPGQIQDALDLAVMSATSQTLAEEIGLEQVVRTLMKSMIVHAGAQFGLLLLLREGTLVAEAAALVQSQELEIVLKPGGAPEARVPPSVLNTVLRTARPIILGDAAREAADRGLAMGERPVRSLACIPLLKRGELIGILYLENALAADVFTPRRMAMLDILAPQAAISLDAARLYGDLMEENLRRVRVEFDLREARSELAQAAQMTAMGSFATSIAHEVNQPLGTIVAHSDAALRWLDRPEPDLGEATRSLKGIRDAGRRAADIIKALRALVKPGASELSPLLIERVVEEVLRLVGPDMRAHQVQLDLALAAAPRAVMADAVQIQQVVFNLVTNAIHAMETTPPEARRLRVATSAREGHLEVTITDTGCGMAPEVLTRIFRPFFTTKAAGMGVGLAICKSIVERHGGALEATSEAGAGSTFSIRMPFAVT; this is encoded by the coding sequence ATGAACCCGAGGAGGCAGATGCCGAACCTGTCTCACCGCGACGTGACGGCCGCGCCCGACGACTGGTATCTCCTCGGCAACGATCTCTCCGGCCGTCTCGGCACGAAGGACCGGGCATGGTGGGCGGGCCTTGCGGTGACCGCCCGCACCTCCGAGCAGGGCATCGAATGCTGGTCCGCCACGGATGCGGATGGCGCGCGCTGGCGCATCCGTCTGGCCAGGTGGAGCGCCCCCGCCGCGAGCCGGCTTGAGACCGAGGCGGCCGTGGCCCTCCGGCTGGGCGCGGCGCTGGCGGAGGTTCCGCTCTTCATGGGCGGCACCGGGCGCCCGGCGCTGGTTTATCCCGCCCGCAGCGGGCAGACGCTCGCGGAGGCGCCGCGCGGGATCAAGGTCGCCCCCTTCCTCGACCTGGCGCTGGCGGCGACGGCGGCGCTGGCGCAGGTGCATGCGGCGGGCATCATCCACGGGGCGCTGACGCCCGGGCGCGTGCTCATCGAGCCCGACGGCCGGGTGCGCTTCGCCGATTTCGCGGTTCTCGGCGACCGATCCGTCGCGGAACACGACTTCGCCTATGCCGCCCCCGAGCTGCTGCGCACCGAGCCGGCGGCGGTTGATGCCCGCGTGGATCTCTACGCCCTCGGGGTGATGCTCTATGAACTGCTGGCCGGGCGGCTGCCGCTGACGGCGGCCAGCCTCGCCGACTGGCTCCATGCGCACGTGGCGATGGACGCCCCCTCCGTCCGGCCGGCCCGGCCGGAGGTGCCCGCCATCATCGACCGCATCCTGCTGAAGCTCATCAGCAAGGAGCCCCGCCAGCGCTACCAGACCGCCGAGGCGCTCCATGCCGATCTGCGGCGGGTGGCACGCACCATCGCCGCCACCGGCGCGGCCGGAGACTTCGTGCTCGCACGCGGCGAGTTCGCCGATCTAACGCGCGCCTCGGCCCATCTGGTCGGGCGCGACCGGGACCGCGCGACGCTGCTCGATGCCCATGCCGCCGCCCGGCGATCGTCGCGCGGGCAGATCGTGCTCGTCACCGGCGAGGCCGGTGCCGGCAAGTCGGCGCTGGTGGACGGAGTGCTCGACACGCTCCGCGATACCGGCGCGCTCTGCACCACGGGCAAGGGCGTGCAGCTGCGTCAGGGCACGCCGTTCGCCCCCGCCGGGCAGGCTTTGCGCAGCGCCATCGCCGCGGTGATGGGCGCCGATGCGGCCCTGCTGGAGGGCGTGCGCGCGCGCCTCGGCACCATCGTGGGCAGCAGCCGGATGCTGGCGGAGCTGGCGCCCGAGGCGACGCTGCTGCCGCCCGAGACCCACGCGCTGGCGGATGTGCCCGCCCATCTCGCGCAGGCCCGCGCCACCCGCATCGTCGCCGAGACCTTCGCCGCCCTCGCCTCCCCCGAGGCGCCGCTGGTGCTGTTCCTCGACGACCTGCAATGGTTCGATCAGGCCAGCCTCAACGTGGTGCGCCACCTGTGCGCCGCGCCGCCCCCGCATGTGCTGCTCATCTGCAGCTATCGGCAGGATGCCGAAGGCCGGGGCGCGTTGAAGGCATTTCTGGAGGTGGCGCGCGGCGCCGGTACGGACCTTCGGGAAGTGCGCCTCGCGCCGCTGGACCTCCCGCAGACGGCGGACCTCATCGCCCTCACGCTGAACAGCGCGCCCGACGACGTGCGCGCGATGGCCGCCTTCTTTCATCGTGAAGCCGGCGGCAACCCGTTCCACATCGGCCAGCTGCTCCAGCGCATGCGCGAGGACAGGGCCCTGCGCTTCGATGCCGATGCGCAGGCCTGGCACTTCGACCCGCCGCACTTCGACCCGCCCCACCTCGGCCGGCAGCATGAGGTTCTGGAGCTGATGCAGGAGCGCATCGGCGTGCTCCCGCCGCTCCAGCGGGAGGTGCTGCGGCGCTGCGCGAGCCTCGGCGGGCGCCTGACGACGGGCCTCGCGGCCCAGCTCTGCGGCATCGGCCCCGAGGAGGCGGCGCGAGCGGCGGGCACTCTCGTGGCCGGCGGCCTTCTGCGCCGCGCGGGAGCCGAGTTCGCCATCGTCCACGACCGGGTGCTGGAAGCGGCCTATGCGGACATGGCGCCCGACCAGCGGGCCGACATGCACCTCGGCAACGCCCGCTGCCTTGCCGCCGGTGCCGGCGTGCCGGACCGTGCCGTCGCCTTCGACATTGCCGCGCAGGTGGAGCGCTGCGATCTCGCGCGGCTGGGAGAGGACGACCGCCGCCGGTTCGCGGGCATCGTGCTTCAGGCCGCGCGCACCGCCCGTTCCGCCGGCGATGCCGAACGCGCCCTCCAGTTCGCCGAGCTGATCGGACGCATGCGGCCCGACGCGGGCGCTGACGATCCGCCGGGCGCCCTCCCCGCCCTCGCTTTCGAAACGGAATGGCTGCGCTGCGACTGCCTGCTCGCCCTCGCCCGCGTTGAGGAGGCGCTGTCCGGCCTCGACGGGCTGGCGCGGCAGGCCCGCGACCCCATCGACATGGCCGACGTCTACCGCCTCAGGACCATCGCCCAGACGGTGAAGGGGGCCTACGGGCCGGCCATCGACGCCGCGCTTCAGGGCTTGCGTGTGCTCGACATCGCACTCGATCCCGCGCCCGCGCCGCAGATGCTGGAGGAGAGCTACCGGCGCTGCCTCGAAAAGCTCGCCGGCGTCAGCATGGACGAGTTGCTCGCCCTCGACGACATGACCGACCGCCGCGCGCGATCCGCGCTGGCGCTGCTCTCCACCCTCATCTCGTCCTTCTTCGTGAAGGGCGAGCTGCGCTTCCTGCACGCCATCCGCATCATCGAGCTGACGCTGGAACACGGGCTGGCGCCGGAGACGGCCTATGGGCTCGCCTGGTTCGGCGTGCTCAGCGCCCACCATTACGGTGCCCACCATCACGACGCCTACGAGACCGGCACCGCCTATGCCACGGCCGCCTGCACCCTCGCCGCCCGCGACGGCTACGAGGCGCAGCGGACCGCCGCCCTGCTCGCCCTCGATCAGGTGAGCGTCTGGACAAAGCCCATGCGCACCGCGCTGGACCATGCCCGCGAGGGCGCGCGTGTGGGGCAGGCCGCCGGTGATCTCGGCATGACCTGCTATGCCCTCAACCACATCGGCTCAGACCTCATCATCATCGGCGAGCGGCTGGACCGGCTGCGGCCGGAGCTGGTGGAGAGCCTCTCCAAGGTGGCGGAGATCGGCTACACCGACATCCTCGCCATCCTCACCGCGCAGCTCGGCTTCGTGGACAGCGTGGCGACCGACGAACCGCCCGCGCCGCTCGATCCGCATCTTTCGGCGTCCTCCGTCGCCACCCAGTTCTGGGTTCTCCATTACGCCGGTCTGCAAGCCTTCTTCCGGGGCGAGATGGAGACAGCGCTGGACCGGCTCGAAGCCGCCGACGCGCTGGCCTGGGCCGCGCCGGCGCATATCGACACGGCCAGCTGCTGCTTCTTCCTCGCCCTCGCCCGCGCGCGCGCGGCCGGTGCAGGGCCGCTGCCCGGGCGGGTCGCCGGCATGGCGGACGCCCGCGCGCGCTTCACCGCCTGGGCCGCGCTCAATCCCGAGACCTTCTCCTGCAAGCACCTGCTGCTGGAAGCCGAGGCCGCGCGCCTCTCGGGCCAGCTCGGCCCCGCTCTCCTGCTCTACGAGCAGTCCGCGAACGCCGCCGGCGCGGCGGGCTTCATCCACGATCAGGCCCTCGCCCACGAGCTGGCGGGCCAGTGCTATCTCGATGCCGGCCTGACCGCGCCCGCCCAGGGCTGCCTTCAGGCCGCCGCCCGCTGCTATCGCCAATGGGGCGCGCACCGCAAGGCGGACGAAATCGGCGCCCGGCTCCCCACCGCGCACGACCCGCACCCGACCGCCGCGCCGGGCCAGATCCAGGACGCGCTCGACCTCGCCGTGATGTCCGCCACCTCCCAGACGCTGGCCGAGGAGATCGGCCTCGAACAGGTGGTGCGCACGCTGATGAAGAGCATGATCGTCCATGCCGGCGCCCAGTTCGGCCTCCTGCTGCTGCTGCGCGAGGGGACGCTGGTGGCCGAGGCGGCGGCGCTGGTGCAGAGCCAGGAGCTGGAGATCGTCCTCAAGCCCGGCGGCGCGCCGGAGGCCCGCGTGCCGCCCTCCGTGCTCAACACGGTGCTGCGGACCGCAAGGCCGATCATCCTCGGCGATGCCGCGCGCGAGGCGGCCGACCGGGGCCTTGCCATGGGGGAGCGCCCGGTGCGCTCGCTCGCCTGCATCCCGCTCCTCAAGCGCGGCGAGCTGATCGGCATCCTTTATCTAGAAAACGCGCTGGCCGCCGACGTCTTCACGCCGCGGCGGATGGCGATGCTGGACATCCTCGCGCCGCAGGCCGCCATCTCCCTCGACGCCGCGCGCCTCTATGGCGACCTCATGGAGGAGAATCTGCGCCGCGTGCGGGTCGAGTTCGACCTGCGCGAGGCCCGCAGCGAGCTGGCGCAGGCGGCGCAGATGACCGCCATGGGCAGCTTCGCCACCTCCATCGCCCACGAGGTCAACCAGCCGCTCGGCACCATCGTCGCCCATTCGGACGCGGCGCTGCGCTGGCTCGACCGGCCGGAGCCGGACCTTGGCGAGGCCACGCGCAGCCTCAAGGGCATCCGCGACGCCGGCCGGCGCGCGGCGGACATCATCAAGGCCCTGCGCGCACTGGTGAAGCCGGGCGCGTCGGAGCTTTCCCCGCTCCTCATCGAGCGCGTGGTGGAAGAGGTGCTGCGGCTGGTGGGGCCCGACATGCGCGCGCACCAGGTGCAGCTCGACCTCGCCCTCGCCGCCGCCCCGCGCGCGGTGATGGCGGACGCCGTCCAGATCCAGCAGGTGGTCTTCAACCTCGTCACCAACGCCATCCACGCCATGGAAACCACCCCGCCCGAGGCCCGCCGCCTGCGCGTCGCGACCTCCGCGCGGGAGGGCCATTTGGAGGTGACCATCACGGACACCGGCTGCGGCATGGCGCCGGAGGTGCTCACCCGCATCTTCCGGCCCTTCTTCACCACCAAGGCCGCCGGGATGGGCGTCGGGCTCGCCATCTGCAAATCCATCGTCGAGCGGCATGGCGGCGCGCTGGAGGCCACGTCCGAGGCCGGCGCGGGCAGCACCTTCTCCATCCGCATGCCCTTTGCGGTGACCTGA
- a CDS encoding amidohydrolase family protein, producing the protein MIVDAHNHVMPEAIIRHLETQADVFGVRVDRAEGATRLAHREGFAYPLFEEFLTPSAKIEALDRRGLDAAIISPSPTLFFYRVPPQAEVAFVRRLNDEIATFASAAPQRLRPMGTLPMQSPDAAVAELERIVADLGMRAVMIGCHIDGAALSEPKFRPVLRRAAELGVLILTHPYYFGTKAGFEKYYLTNLAGNPLDTAIMAADLIFGGVMDELPDLKVALSHGGGFLPYQIGRLVHGWKVRREAQTIPTSPKELFRRFYFDTITHDAGALAYLIDLVGPEHVLLGTDIPFDMADETALDTLDAVPGLSADARARIAGGNAWALTGG; encoded by the coding sequence ATGATCGTCGACGCCCACAACCATGTCATGCCGGAGGCCATCATCCGGCACCTCGAAACCCAAGCGGATGTCTTCGGCGTCCGGGTGGACCGGGCGGAGGGCGCAACGCGCCTCGCCCACCGGGAGGGCTTCGCCTATCCCCTGTTCGAGGAGTTTCTCACCCCCTCGGCGAAGATCGAGGCGCTGGACCGCCGGGGCCTCGACGCCGCGATCATCTCGCCCTCGCCCACCCTGTTCTTCTACCGCGTTCCGCCGCAGGCGGAGGTGGCGTTCGTGCGGCGTCTCAATGACGAGATCGCGACCTTCGCCTCCGCAGCGCCCCAGCGCCTTCGGCCCATGGGCACCCTGCCCATGCAGTCGCCCGACGCGGCGGTGGCGGAGCTGGAGCGCATCGTCGCCGATCTCGGCATGCGCGCGGTGATGATCGGCTGCCACATCGACGGCGCCGCCCTCTCCGAGCCGAAGTTCCGGCCCGTGCTGCGGCGCGCCGCGGAACTGGGCGTGCTCATCCTCACCCACCCCTATTACTTCGGAACCAAGGCGGGCTTCGAGAAATACTACCTCACGAACCTTGCCGGAAATCCGCTCGACACGGCCATCATGGCGGCTGACCTGATCTTCGGCGGGGTGATGGACGAGCTTCCCGACCTGAAGGTCGCGCTCTCCCACGGCGGCGGCTTCCTGCCCTATCAGATCGGCCGCCTCGTCCACGGCTGGAAGGTGCGGCGCGAGGCGCAGACCATTCCGACCTCGCCGAAGGAGCTGTTCCGGCGCTTCTATTTCGACACCATCACCCATGATGCCGGGGCGCTCGCCTATCTCATCGATCTCGTCGGGCCGGAGCATGTGCTGCTCGGCACCGACATCCCCTTCGACATGGCGGACGAGACCGCGCTCGACACGCTCGACGCCGTGCCCGGCCTCTCCGCCGATGCGCGCGCCCGCATCGCCGGCGGCAACGCCTGGGCTCTGACCGGCGGCTGA
- a CDS encoding aldehyde dehydrogenase, with amino-acid sequence MALTLEPASAGTPRHDLVKGLFIDGRSVDPGPRALMNITAPRDGTTIAQVIEASAEDVDRAVASADAAFRSKEWRSMSVRTRARLVNKLADVMEAHLDELFELETLNNGRPVRETRAQLARVPDLFRYNAGLAMARRDDVIPVEGDYLTYARRLPVGVVANVTPFNHPLLIACRNLAPTFASGCTTVVKPSEYTPLTTLRLAEIFSEAGLPPGVFNVVTGPGAVTGRALSEHPGIRKLVLTGGTEAGRRAGAAAASNFARQTLELGGKTPVLVFDDYDLDQAVNYAAFGAFVGAGQTCVCAARHIVQRSIYDAFVEKLAAKAKAIAVGDPFDAATQMGPVISERQRARVLDFARIGLEEGARLVAGGRVPPGLEGSHGFYVEPTVFADVDPRMRIFQEEVFGPFTVVTPFDTEDDAVRIANDSPYGLAAAVRTRDIARAHRVADRIEAGIVWINDHHRVDAASPWGGFKLSGIGREFGKEAFDAYFDVKAVMVNVGDQPFDWFDMSAPTQRLN; translated from the coding sequence ATGGCACTCACTTTGGAACCGGCTTCGGCCGGAACGCCCCGTCACGACCTCGTCAAGGGCCTGTTCATCGACGGCCGCAGCGTCGATCCCGGCCCGCGCGCCCTGATGAACATCACCGCCCCGCGAGACGGCACCACCATCGCGCAGGTCATCGAGGCGAGCGCGGAGGATGTGGACCGCGCGGTCGCCAGCGCCGACGCGGCGTTCCGCTCCAAGGAGTGGCGCTCCATGTCGGTGCGCACCCGCGCCCGCCTCGTCAACAAGCTCGCCGACGTGATGGAGGCCCATCTCGACGAATTGTTCGAGCTGGAGACGCTGAACAATGGCCGGCCCGTGCGCGAGACGCGCGCCCAGCTCGCCCGCGTGCCGGACCTGTTCCGCTACAATGCCGGCCTCGCCATGGCGCGGCGCGACGACGTGATCCCGGTGGAGGGCGATTATCTCACCTACGCCCGCCGCCTGCCGGTAGGGGTGGTGGCGAATGTGACGCCCTTCAACCATCCTCTGCTCATCGCCTGCCGAAACCTTGCCCCCACCTTCGCGTCGGGTTGCACCACGGTGGTGAAGCCCTCCGAATACACGCCGCTCACCACGCTGCGCCTCGCCGAGATCTTCTCGGAGGCCGGCCTGCCGCCGGGCGTGTTCAACGTGGTGACCGGCCCGGGCGCCGTCACCGGGCGGGCGCTGTCGGAGCATCCCGGCATCCGCAAGCTGGTGCTCACCGGCGGCACGGAAGCCGGGCGCCGGGCGGGCGCCGCCGCCGCCAGCAATTTCGCCCGCCAGACGCTGGAACTCGGCGGCAAGACGCCGGTGCTGGTTTTCGACGATTACGACCTCGACCAGGCGGTGAACTATGCCGCCTTCGGAGCCTTCGTGGGCGCGGGGCAGACCTGCGTCTGCGCCGCGCGGCACATCGTGCAGCGCTCCATCTACGATGCGTTCGTGGAGAAGCTCGCCGCCAAGGCGAAGGCCATCGCCGTCGGCGACCCCTTCGATGCCGCGACCCAGATGGGGCCGGTCATCTCCGAGCGGCAGCGGGCGCGGGTGCTGGACTTCGCCCGCATCGGCCTTGAGGAGGGCGCCCGGCTGGTGGCGGGCGGTCGTGTGCCGCCCGGACTCGAAGGCAGCCACGGCTTCTATGTGGAGCCCACCGTCTTCGCCGATGTGGACCCGCGCATGCGCATCTTCCAGGAGGAAGTGTTCGGACCGTTCACCGTGGTGACCCCGTTCGACACCGAGGACGATGCCGTGCGCATCGCCAACGACAGCCCCTACGGCCTCGCCGCCGCTGTCCGTACCCGTGACATCGCCCGCGCCCATCGCGTCGCCGACCGCATCGAGGCCGGCATCGTCTGGATCAACGATCACCACCGGGTGGATGCGGCCTCGCCCTGGGGCGGGTTCAAGCTCTCCGGCATCGGCCGCGAGTTCGGGAAGGAGGCGTTCGACGCCTATTTCGACGTGAAGGCGGTGATGGTCAACGTCGGCGACCAGCCGTTCGACTGGTTCGACATGAGCGCCCCCACCCAACGGCTGAACTGA